The genome window CACTCACGTCCAGTTATCAGCAAGAAATCTAGCCTCCTAGTGCCTTTTGCCTGAGGAGGGCAATTTCCAGCCTGAAAATGGCAAAGGATGCGAGGGACAGATTCGCTCTTGCTTAAATGACAACTGCCGAGGCGTGGTTTTAGGGCTATGCCTGAGGAGGAGGTTTGACCTGCACCACCTGTGGCATAATCAAGCCGATAATTGCTGAACTGTACGACATAATCGGAGAAGGACCAACTTCATGTCTCATCATGGCGAACGACGCAGGTACCCGAGAGCATATCTTGACTGTCCTGCCCTGGTTCAGGGCCCGGGAGGAGCCAAACTGGCGGAAGCAGGAAACATCAGTGCCAGAGGCGCCTTCATCAGGTGCGAGGAGCCACTTTTTCCTGAAGATCGAGTGAAGCTACACATAATGGTGCCGGACAGGCTGGCCTTGAGCGTTGACGCCAAGGTGGCCTGGTTGCAGGTGCGTTGTGCGGAAAACAACAGCCCCAGATGTGGAATCGGCATCAGTTTTACCCAGATCTCTGAGACGGACCGCAAATTTATCATCGCGCTCGCCTCCGGCTTGTTTCCCTCTGGACAACAGGGATGAAATCTGACAATGAACACCACCCTGATCGTTCATGAATGGAAGTCGGCCCCTCAGGGGGCAGGTGCTATTGCCGAAGGGCCGCGCCAGTGCTGGCTCTGTGCCTGAAGCCGGTGCACCACTGCAATTCATGAAAGAACCGAACTACATTCTGATGCAGCTGGCACTGAATGAGGCCCGGACCGCCAGAGGCAGAAGCTGCTGACTATTTGCTTTGATCTCTGGATAAAGGGAGGCTCGAGTTCAAGGGTTCCTGCAATTGTTGCCGGGAAAAAGATGAAAAAAAATCGCCGCAGACATCCCAGGGCCACCATCAGATGGCCGGTTACCATTCTCACCCCCGAGGGCCCCAAACACGGTGAAACCAAAAACATCAGTGTTGGCGGGGCGCTTGTCACCTGCGCCTATCCACTTGCCCTCCACGATAGGTTCTGTGTGATCTTCAGAATTCCCAACCACCCGCCAATCTCGGTAAACACCGTAGTGGCCAGGACCAATTACGCTGGTGAGCGGACAAGGATGGAGGTTCAGGGCGACGTGGCCCTCTATTACACCGGTCTTTCTGACAATGAGCGGCAGATATTACATGCGAAGGTTTCTCAATCCGCACTCATCAATGAACTGGAGACACTGTCGATGGCGGTTCAGCATGTGTACAAGGTTGTCCACCAACAAGCCATCGAACTGCAAAAGACTGCCACTATCCTGGGGAAGTTGGACGGTCTCATTAGCCGGCTCACCACCCAGGTGCGCCGTGACGGTTTGGCCAGCAAGCGCGCCCGCCTGCCCAAGGACCAATAAACCAGCCGCTGGCTCCAGCGGCAAACTGACCAGCTCCTGACCACTTGCCAAAATACAGACATCATCAAAGACGCGGACAACTGGTTACAGCTTGTCTTCCGGCAGAAAACGTTTACCTGGCATCCCTGATTTCTACCTTGCCTCGCAGGTATCTCTTGACCAGGGAGATGGGAACTTCGCGCCGGTGAAAGATGCCGGCGGCCAGGGCAGATTCTGCTGCGGTCCCGGTAAACACCTCATAGAAGTGTTCCACCCGTCCAGCACCGCTGGAAGCGATCACCGGTATGGAAACCGCACTCTTGACCGCGTTTATCAACTCCAGGTCGAAGCCCAGGCTGGTGCCATCGCGGTCAATACAGTTGAGAAGGATCTCACCGGCTCCAAGCTTCTCACAGGCCCGCGCCAGGGTGATGGCATCCAGGTTTCTGCCCTGCCTGCCTCCCTGAATGGTACATTGGTACCAGCAGTAGCGCTCCTCCCTGGGCCCCGGCAGGGAGGTCTCGATTACCTGGTGCCGCACCTCGGCAGGCGACTCGAGATATACTCTTCTGGGATCAATGGAGACCACCACCGCCTGGTTGCCGTAGACGGCTGAGATCTGTTCAATTGAACTCTGGCCAGTTTTGCGGCCTGTTCTCAGGTAGTCCTCAACAATGAGCACTGCGTCGCTGCCAATGGAAATCTTGTCGGCGCCGGACCTGAAGTACTCGGCAGCCACCTCGAGCGCTTTATAGGTCTTGCCATTTCTATCAGTGTAGTCCCTGATGCCGCCACCTATGGTCAGCGGCACGAAAACCTTCCTGGAGGTTTGCTGCAACACTTCCAGCATGGGCATGTCTTCCAGAGGGAAGTCCCTGAAACCGGTGATGTTGAGGAAAGTGATCTCGTCAGCTCCTTCCTTGTAGTAACGCTCTGCCAGCTCAACTGGCTTTCCGAGATTCCGCACAACGCCTTGCTCACGCACGTCATACTGATCACCCTTGGTGACAACCAGGTCGCCCTGGTCGTTGGTGCGCACGTCCAGACAGGCGATAATGCGCTTTGCCAGCCTGGTGGGCTGGCAAGGCTGTACGGGCCCTGTCTTCAGGGTCCCGGGCTGGAGGAAATTCTTGAGAACCTGCAGACCGGCATCGCCGCTTTTTTCCGGATGGAACTGGGTGGCAATGATGTTTGCAGTCTGCACAGCACTGACGAATTCGTAGCCATAGTCGGTTGTAGTGAGTACCACGGATTCGTCCTCAGGAACCACATGGTAGGAGTGGACGAAATAAAATTTTTCTTCGCTGCTCAGGCCAGCAAAGATGGTTGTTGGCTGCCTGACGCAAACGCCGTTCCAGCCAATGTGAGGCACTGAAAGGTCGGTGGTGAATCTCCTGACGCTGCCCCGGATGATGCCGAGTCCTTTCACTCCAGGGGCTTCCTCACTGTAATCGAACAGGGCCTGCAGACCTAGGCAGATTCCCAGAAAGGGTCGGTCAGAGCTGAGGTAGCTCCTGAGCGGTTCCACATAGTTTTTCTGGGCAAGAATGCGCATCATATTGCCGAAGGCGCCTACCCCAGGAAACACCAGCTTTTCAGCCGAGAGGATGTCTTCGGGCGACTGGACCACCCGGACCTCTTCCCCCAGCTTTTCAATGGCATTGATTACGCTTCTGACGTTGCCGGCCCCATAGTCCAGCAGGGTAATCATGGCAGTATCCTCTCTACTATGATGTGCTGCTCCGCTTGTGGTAAAGATATCCTAGCAAATGTGCGACTCCGGGCAAACCTGTCATTCAAGCAAACCGGTGCTGCTGGTCAAGGAGTTTCAGGAGGAGCCGCATGAGCCCCTTTCAGTCGCTGCCTGGAATCCAGGAGACAGAGATGCATTTTCGAGAAGGGGCTCTGGCTGACAACAATCTGTCTGCATGCAGACTGTTTGCCAGACTGCTGTTGCTGTCACAGGCAAACTAGGCTCTCTCGAGCACTACAGCCATGCCCTGTCCGCCTCCGATGCAGAGAGTGGCCAGCCCGAGTTGATGATGCTGGCGCACCATTTGCTGGATCAGGGTGACCATGATGCGGGCGCCGGTGCAGCCGATGGGGTGGCCGATGGAGATGCCGCTGCCGAGGACATTGGTCTTTTCCGGGTCGCAATCGAGCTCTCGCATACAGGCGATGGCCTGCACGGCGAAGGCCTCGTTCAATTCAATGGCTCCAAAGTCAGCAATACTGTACTTGTTTCCTGCGAGAATCTTGCGCACTGCAGGCACCGGGCCGAGGCCCATATAGGCGGGGTCCAGTCCTGCTGCTGCAAAGGTTCGCACTCTGACCAGGGGTTCGACGCCGAGCTCTTTTGCCTTTTCCGCTGACATGAGTAGGAGTGCCGCAGCAGCGTCATTGATGCCCGAGGCATTGCCGGCTGTGACCGTGCCATCCTTCTTGAATGCCGGGGCCAGTCTGGCCATTTTCGCCACACTGGTATCCATCGGCCTTTCATCAGTGTCGAAGATGATGGGCTCGCCTTTTCTCCGGGGTACAGTCACCGGGACGATCTCATCCTTGAACAACCCCTTGGCTATGGCCTCTCTGGCGCGGGCATGGCTGACAGCGCCGAGTTCGTCCTGCTCCTGCCTGGAAATCCCGTATTTTTCGGCAATATTTTCAGCGGTTATTCCCATATGGTAGCCGTAGAATATCTCATACAGTCCATCAAAGACCAGAAGATCGATCATCTGGGCATCGTTCAGCCTCGCCCCCCATCTGGCGGAAGGCACGGCGTAGGGGATGAGGCTCATGTTTTCCATACCCCCAGCCAGGACCACTTCGGCTTCGCCAGCACGGACGGCCTGCGCCGCCAGGGCCACTGCCTTCATGCCCGAAGCGCAGACTTTGTTAAC of Deltaproteobacteria bacterium contains these proteins:
- a CDS encoding PilZ domain-containing protein, whose product is MSHHGERRRYPRAYLDCPALVQGPGGAKLAEAGNISARGAFIRCEEPLFPEDRVKLHIMVPDRLALSVDAKVAWLQVRCAENNSPRCGIGISFTQISETDRKFIIALASGLFPSGQQG
- a CDS encoding PilZ domain-containing protein codes for the protein MKKNRRRHPRATIRWPVTILTPEGPKHGETKNISVGGALVTCAYPLALHDRFCVIFRIPNHPPISVNTVVARTNYAGERTRMEVQGDVALYYTGLSDNERQILHAKVSQSALINELETLSMAVQHVYKVVHQQAIELQKTATILGKLDGLISRLTTQVRRDGLASKRARLPKDQ
- the hisF gene encoding imidazole glycerol phosphate synthase subunit HisF — its product is MITLLDYGAGNVRSVINAIEKLGEEVRVVQSPEDILSAEKLVFPGVGAFGNMMRILAQKNYVEPLRSYLSSDRPFLGICLGLQALFDYSEEAPGVKGLGIIRGSVRRFTTDLSVPHIGWNGVCVRQPTTIFAGLSSEEKFYFVHSYHVVPEDESVVLTTTDYGYEFVSAVQTANIIATQFHPEKSGDAGLQVLKNFLQPGTLKTGPVQPCQPTRLAKRIIACLDVRTNDQGDLVVTKGDQYDVREQGVVRNLGKPVELAERYYKEGADEITFLNITGFRDFPLEDMPMLEVLQQTSRKVFVPLTIGGGIRDYTDRNGKTYKALEVAAEYFRSGADKISIGSDAVLIVEDYLRTGRKTGQSSIEQISAVYGNQAVVVSIDPRRVYLESPAEVRHQVIETSLPGPREERYCWYQCTIQGGRQGRNLDAITLARACEKLGAGEILLNCIDRDGTSLGFDLELINAVKSAVSIPVIASSGAGRVEHFYEVFTGTAAESALAAGIFHRREVPISLVKRYLRGKVEIRDAR
- a CDS encoding acetyl-CoA C-acetyltransferase, yielding MKEVVIVSGVRTAVGAFGGTLKSTPVVQLGALALKGALKRAGLRPVAPADVSRFEPNPLKGTGLLELESKAYDYEEALQPVDVDEVVMGNVVAAGQGQNVARQAMIRAGIPKETVAFTVNKVCASGMKAVALAAQAVRAGEAEVVLAGGMENMSLIPYAVPSARWGARLNDAQMIDLLVFDGLYEIFYGYHMGITAENIAEKYGISRQEQDELGAVSHARAREAIAKGLFKDEIVPVTVPRRKGEPIIFDTDERPMDTSVAKMARLAPAFKKDGTVTAGNASGINDAAAALLLMSAEKAKELGVEPLVRVRTFAAAGLDPAYMGLGPVPAVRKILAGNKYSIADFGAIELNEAFAVQAIACMRELDCDPEKTNVLGSGISIGHPIGCTGARIMVTLIQQMVRQHHQLGLATLCIGGGQGMAVVLERA